The stretch of DNA ggaggctattgaagcatggcaaaagaaaaaaaaagtttttaaaaaatatgaaaaaatataaaagtttaaaatgaCCCCCCCTtataccccattcaaaataaaaaaaaaataaaaatacacatatttggtatcgcagagttcagaatcgcccgatccatcaataaaaataaaaaaaagggattaaccagatcgctaaacggcgtagtgagaaaaaaatttgaactgccagaattacgtttttttgggtcaccgcaacattgcactagatgcaataacgggcgatcaaaagaacctatctgcaccaaaatggtatcattaaaaatgtcagctcggcacacaaaaagccctcacccaagatcacgaaaaatggagacgctacgggtatcaaaaaattgcgcaattttttttttagcaaagtttggaattttaccacttaaaaaaagaacctatacatgtttggagtctatgaactcgtaatgacctgaagaatcaaaatagcaggtcagttttagcatttagtgaacctagcaaaaaagtcaaaaaaaagtgtgggatagcactttttttgcaatttcaccgcacttggaatttccccccccccccccgatttctagtacatgacatgcataAACCAATGtccttcaaaattacaacttgtcccacaaaaaataagccctcacatggccatggacccgtagaagtgctactcacagcgcgaaacggccgtcgtcgatcCCTGCACACTCCCGTCATTAtcgcacacccccgagccgtgaagatgtcttCTCACATGCTTGAAAAAAGGACTATctaactccaggatcggtgagtgctgccgcatttgttCTGTGATCTGCATGGCATTCAACTCTGTTTCATGCGAGCACCTCTAATCAGCTTTCGGGCAATCAGCTGTTGAAGTACACATCCAGTTCTCCCTGGTTACTTGGGCTGTGCTGCTCagcatttttctatttttgtttcctcacatggccatattgacgtaaaaataaagttatggctctgggaaggaggggaacgcaaaaccgaaaataccccgggtcatgaatgggttaaacaCAGGGCCACTGAGACCTGATGGTAAATCGGACTCTGAGAAAGCAGATATGGACGATTCGGCAGCCGCCACGATACGTCGGCGACAAAGCGCACCAACTCTGCAAACCACGCGCGGCGTGGCCAGTcgggcgtcccggcatggagccgccactGATGTggatttcagcgctgttctgtgcagcgtggacggtgcagggataaacctcaatccatcatccctttgttagggaggtggagaggaaccatccgcctccttgtgccatccgctttcacagtggtgggacagtgggggctgcacggacgccatagagaggggcctctgtacatccacggagttcagccctcaggtggacagggccagttgtccggcattaggcctggctccaggagaggatacatggaggcgacactccatgtggtcgcctgttgctggtgtggggagatcgggactcgaaggaaccgtcgcccctgaagtgagctcaggcatggcttcccacgtcgcaggaaagggtacggggaggtatattcgccgtgctcgcctgttgatgattcgggggagatcggaaaccttgaaaggatccgtcgcccccttcaatccgttaattaaaaaataaaaatttacagaaaagtaaaataaaaacgttggggtctgaaacagacccatgtgcctcctacagacactaagcaagaactggttagccgagagccagcaggagggtgtatactgcaggggaggagccgagagccagcaggagggtgtatactgcaggggaggagccgagagccagcaggagggtgtatactgcaggggaggagccgagagccagcaggagggtgtatactgcaggggaggagccgagagccagcaggagggtgtatactgcaggggatgagccaagagccagcaggagggtgtatactgcaggggaggagccgagagccagcaggagggtgtatactgcagggaggagatcactttctttgtatcacttagtgtcgcctcctagtgtcagcagtatacacccacggtctgtgtcccccaatgaggcgaaggagaaagaatCTTCTGGGCAGCGATATACCCACGAAGGGAACGCGCCATGGGAAAACAAAAAGGCGCAGACGCCTCAGACACGGTGTACGGACGTAGAGCATAATGCGCGACATACTGCTGGTACCTTGAGAGATGTCCGGCTCCACTTGCAGATGAGGTGAGGATCGTCCAGGGGCCCTTGTGGAGAGGGTCACTGTAGACGAAAATCCTTCTTCCCACACCGTCTCCGAACAGTGTAGAAGACAGCGTCAACCCCTTCAGAGAAGGGGGGAGGTCACCActggtgaccaccgtcttcctcttgacccgtggaagcgcaaaaCGGCTGTCATCCATTTTTTGTTCACATTCTCCCTCGCTGAAGTTTTGTATGTCCCAATAAAGGATTGAATTcataaggaccggtgagtgcattccATAGTTCTCTTCATTTGCACTCCCAGTATGCAGCAGCCATTCCCAAACAATGTGACCTTGATGAGCTGGAGCATTGTCatccatgaagatgaaattaggccTGTGTTCGTGCAAAGGCACACAGACTGGATTAATGATGTTATTCAAGTAGTAAGGGCTTGTCGCAAACTGTAGGGCAATTCTATAATGACCAGACACCCCTGCCCACACTACCACCAAAAGGCTCGTCTGGTGACAATGACCGATGCATACGCTCTCTTTGACCTCTTAAAAACGTTGGCAGCCATCATTTCTGCTCAGCGTGAATCGACTTTCATCAGTGAACAGCACCGAGGCCACTGGTCCCTCATTCAGCATGGATGACGCCAGTGCCTGGTGGTGTGGTCAGGTACCATTGCAGGTTGGCTAGCACGCAGACCACGCTGATGTAAACAGTTTCAGATGGTATGACGTGACACTTCGATGCCCAACCACTCCAGGCACATTTAAGGGAAGCGAGAAGCACTGTTCCAAAGAGAGTGGTTCACAGAGAAGCGGTCATCAGTGTGGTACGTGGCCAAAGGACAgccacttctctgcctttctgtgactCTTCCAATCTCTGATGTCACCTGCTGTTGACACTTATGCTCAGTGGCCTCTTCCCTCCGAGAGCATCCTGCTTGAATCCGCACAATGGTGAAGTACTGTTGATCAATTGTTAGGTGTCATCTTGGTCTTATATGTGAAGAGTGTTATGAGGAGGACTGTTTAATATCAGTTCTTATTGAACCCTGAACTTTATCGGGCAATTCATGGATCAACCACCGAATTAAGCCATTAAGCTCTTTGTTAGAGACCAGCAAGTTCAGAAAAAGTACTGAAACAGTTGTACATGTATAATCAAAAGTTAGAGAAGGTGACATTAAGTTCACCTGAAAAGGTTAGAGGGCATTTTAAGATCATCCTGAATTTTCACCCAAAGTCCACATCTTCCTAACTTTGACTTTCTTTTTACCTTCAACAAGTGTAGCCTTAAAGAATCCACCAGACAAGATAATCCTACATTATTTATTAGCTGTACAGTAGTACATTCGCATTTGAAAAAATCCTACTTTTTTGCCCATCACAATATTTTAACAATGATCAATGTTGGCCTTTTAAAATAATGAAAATAGCACAGGACAGAAATTGATAAAAATTATGAAAATTCATGAGGAAAAAAAACAGATTCAGACTTTTCAAAATCTAAACTGATCGCTATTGAAAAGCAGCACATATAGGggaaaattaaattacaggcttAAGGAATGGAGTCTCTTATGATGTAATATATAGTATGTGCGAGTCCTATGTGAACGTAAAGTATataaaagaatagtctaaaagaaaTGGGTGTCATAATGCTTACCATATACATCATTAAACTTATGGTCGGATGGAGAGGGAGTAGGGAAAAAAAACGAaaacactacaacatttggaattTGACCGTACTGGATTTGCAAATAGTAGTATCCATGAACGCTTATGTATATTTATTTTCCCCATGTCAGAAATTAAAATTGATCTGACTACAGTTTTCCACAGATTTAAACTTCTTGATAGAAAAAGATTAAATGTAAAAAAGTTATTTACAGAATCAAGTGTAGCACAACAAAGCCAAAGTCTGGAAAAGAAAGTCAAAATAAACATTTAagcatgctgtatatatatatatatatatatatttatactaatGATGGACATCCATGGTTTGCAATCAGTTGTACTTATTGGAACAATGTTTtccgccataattttttttttttttataaaaaataaaataaaaataataataataatgtaggccTTACCAGAATTCAATGCTCCTGAATGCAAACATAACAGTTTAAGCAAAAGCAATATCTGACAATTTGGCCAGTCCATTTGCAGTTGACATTTGTCTATCATTTAAAATTTGAAAGAATCTGCTAAAAGTACAAGCTATGcagtttatgttttttttttttttttttattggtggggaaaaaaaagaaaaggaaaaacccCTTCTTGTGATCTCAATgccaatacataaaaaaataaaaaataaatgagcaACCATGACCAGTAGTCCGCTCTTCTTTTCCTCATGAAACCGCTAAAATGCCATCCTCACTACGTACAGCTCACGAGTCCATGACTTCAGGCTTTTCCGACATTGAAGACCACATCCTTTAGTCGGCTGATGTGCATCACCACTTTTCCCATTATGGGTTGTTTTTGTAAAAGTTCTTAAAACTTACCgaaagcaaaaaataaaattaaaaaatttgaacaaaaataaaaaataaaacaatttcccATAAAATAGAAGTGAGCCATTTAAACACAGCCCGGGCCAGTTCAATCAGAAGGCAATAAATCTTTCAGTCATCACCGGTCCATCGTGCTAAAGATCATCTCTGCAGTAATATCTCCATTTGGAGCTTCGACAGTAGGAACAATTGGTGGAGCATCTACTACTACTTCTGCCTCCAGGTCAGCTTCTTTCTTCACTTGTACTATAATGTCTTCAATTTCTCCCATACTGTGATCCTCCACTTGAATAATTGTAGGAGCTATAAAGACAATACATTTTAAGAAGTGGTATGAAGATAAGTAAAACTGGACTAAGATTATGTTTTTGATAGTGCTTAGACATTTGCAAGAAAACCATCTTCATCCAGTTATCCAATCAACATTAAAACCTCAATCTTTGGAGACTAAAATTGACTTGGTTCCTATTCACCCCTGCTCTGCTGGCTAAAGAAAAGAGGCTGGAACACTTATCCCCTTCTTATTAGGCACAGTTTGTAGTGGCTTTAAAGTACAGATTACACACAACTACTGCAAAAATAAAATCTGCATCTGAGCATCAGTAGaaacctcctagtggcagcagaatACCCAATGGTTTCCCGTGTCCCCTAATGAAGCAATAGAGAAATAGGAGTTTTGTTCCTAAAACTAAAGGCTGgtagaggttttttttattttttattacacttCCGCCTTACATAATGTGATCACAATAAACTCAAACGTACTTTGTTTGTTAGCTTTTCCTGGAGGTCTTCCTCTGCGTCTCTTAACGGGTGGGCTTAGAGAGGTTAGGGCCTGTTCTGGGTCGTGATCATGGTCAGCGTCTATTTCAATTGGAAGATCGTCCTCATCATCCTCATCTTCTTCGTCGTCCAAATCTGGATCTGCGTTATCCTCTAAAAATTGACAAAATACAACCTCCATCATCAAGAAGTTTGGAAATGAAAGCAGTAAAGAGAGTCTATTCCCCGACTGATCATTTGGGAACTGGGAGAAACCCCAACAACTGCTGTAACTATATGGTGGAAACCAACAGATGAGTCAATTCCACTGAAGATGGAGCCATATCTCCTGGGAGAGTGTATGGGTTCACACAATTTCTATAGCGGATTCACGTTCAGCTTTCGACCCagagcccaaaaaaaaaaaaattcaatgttcCAGCAGCCAGACCACCATTTAAACTTTTTGCCTATCACTGACGAAAAAAAAGAGCAAAAGGACAATGATACTTTAAAAGGTAATCAGTTAGGCCAGGACTTGTGCGCCATTTATCCAAATGGTATTTTCTTACCACTGTCAGTTGATCCTTCCTTTTTGGAGCGCATCTTTCTTTTGCGGCCACGTTTCCCTTTTTTATGCAATACTTCGCTGTGACCTCCATTCTCTCCATCTGTGCCATCAGGGCCAGTGCAATTATCTGCATGTCTTGACATTGTGTTCTGAAGAAACAAGTTGACAAATAATCATTATTGCATCCAccacacataaaaaaaataaataaacaacccAAAAAATTATGCACCGTTTAATGCAAAGGGACAGAAACACGAACACAGAGGATTCAACCCTTCTCTTCTCATACAGAGGTTGTAAATATttgatgtggcgaaggagaaatttgATGTTCAAAGGGATTGTGATGGCATGAAGCAAGGAGTTCAGTTTATGCAGTGCTTGTTAGGGGTAAAATGGCTATTATGCAGTATCTAAAATAAAGTCcctttaaagtaaaaaaatatatatatacttttattaCAGTTGTTTCAAAGTtggttcatttttttttgttttatgcaaGACCCGGGCGCACTGGCAAGTAATTTCTGTTCACAACTTTTGCTTATtggcataactttttttttcttcaggtaaTACAGCTTTATTCTCTTAGAAGCAAACACCTTACCCTTCGTGTAAAGgttttcccacacttggaacagaCAAAAGCAGCGGGAACGAAGCTTGGATCGTGGTATCTCTTGAAATGCATGTCCAGGAGTTGCTTCTGGCGGAAAGTTTTGTCACAATGGCTACATGCGTAAGGCTTCTCGCCGGTGTGAGTACGTTTATGCATTATCATGTGACGCTCCTGAACAAAATACAGAAAGACTCTTAAAAACAAATTATAGGTACTAGTTCCCCATATAATcactttaaaaaattttttttaaatccatgaaATTGGACTTCAGATATCGTTTTCTTAAAGTGTATTTGTTTAACTTTTTAAAttcacttttttaaccccttcagactcTATGATGGATATGCACATCATGGAAAGGGGCAGGAGTATAACGTCAATGCACTTGGACAACTTCAACTATTCCACTTGGTAAGGATTCAGACTGGTTTCTCTATGGAACAACATAAAGAGAAACCAGTATACAGTGCCAGTATCAAAAAAAGAACTTTTATTAAATCATTAATACATAAAATCACAGAACAAGGTAACTGCTAAGAAAGCAGGGATAAAGCCACTCTGAATGTATAAATAACAGACGATCTAGTAAGGTGCTTACAGTACTAAAAGATTACCTAGGACTCGTGTCCACAATGCTATCAACTACCCAGTGTAGGGGCACCATAGAACGCCCTAAAAACTTACTAATAGCATTGATATAGAAAATAACAAAAGCCAGCACTTACATGCGATCGTATCTTAATATATGtggcgtccctgccgccccaacgcacgtttcgcttcttcgtcaggaggcgtctTTTTTTGATACTGGCACTGTATACTGGTTTCTCTTTATGTTGTTCTATTAACATTCAGTTTATGTGCCCTGGATATAATGTGGGTTTGATGTTATGGTTTCTCTATGGGAAAGAAAAACCTGTCACCCCACTTCATTATGTTACCTGTCTGCAGGCATATTCACACTGGTCGCATCTGAATCTTTTTTCGTTTTTATGAGACTTCTGGTGCTGTATGAGGGCGTAACGCTCATGGAAGACCGTATCGCAATAGCGGCACTTCTTGCCTTGCTCGATGAAGGAATGCTGTTTACGTAGATGGACACCTTAATCAAGAAAAAAATACATAAAGTGTCACTGGCTTGCCTATAACTCCATTTGTCAGTCTCTTCTGTTCTTTTATCTAAAGATCATTGCATAGCAAGTCAATAACAGGGTTTGCAGACAGGTTCTTTACTTCTGTAGGGCTTGTACCCAGTGTGTGTAGCTTACCCAAATCACTTTTCCTTGCAATAACTGTATCGCAGTGTGGACAGTGGAACTTAGCGACATTCTCCGTATGCTTCTGTAATATGTGCATCTTCATAGTGCCACTTTGGGTAAAACGTGCGTGGCAAATATAGCATTCATATGGCTTTTCACCTAGAAGAAATTGAAGAATTTGCAAATTACCAGCAGAAAACAGAGGAAGCAGATACTGATCATCTCTAGTCTGTTGTGACCGTATTATTAATTTATTGTATTTTCTAATACAGATTCTGCATGTCAGTCTATTAAGCATATAGTGTCCAGACTGCAAACTATAGACTTGTTTAATTACAGGCAgtgaaaggaatttttttttttcaatgagcaGCTTATTAAAAAAACTGCAATCACTTTTCAGTAGAGCCCTCATCACAGGTAGAAATATAATGAAGCACAAAACACCCGAAATCCACTGACAACAGGAGACAACGGTCACAGCTCTCTTCCATTACTGTACAGGACACAGACCATGTCTAAAAAATGCTATTAAAAAGGGGGTTCTTTGCAAATATCAAATTACCCTAAACAATTTTATAGGGCATAGCTTGCCAATTGCTGTGGGTCTGACTACTGGGATACCCACCCAGCAATCCAGAAAATGTGGCTCTGGAGAGCACCATGGGGGATAAAAGTAAAAAGGTGCATGAGACTACTGAAAATTGCAGAGCGCTGGTCTGTGATTTTTCCAGCATTTCTCCACTTTATTCAACACGAGTCTCTGCAGAGCCACGTATTCTGTATTGCTGGGGGAATCCCATGGTTCAGACCCCCAGTAATCTACCCATTATTGCACAGATAGGGGATTGCTTGCTAATTTGGAAAAATCCTTTGAAAGCCAAATATTCTTAGTCTACTGTTTTCCCATGTACATACAGCTGCCTAAAGCGTACGCTTTGAACTTATCGAAGCGGTGGTGTGTGGAACTTACCTGAATGAGTTCTCATGTGTCGCTTTAGTTTGTACGTGTCTCTGCTGGCGTAACTACACAAACTGCACTGAAAAGGACGCTCCCCGGTATGAGAACGAATGTGTCTCTTCAACTTGCTTACCTGATCAACAGAACAAAAAGGTCCAATTATTAATAGTAGTTAAAGTCTTAGTCACTCTCTAAGGTTTGGTGGAAATCACCTTTTTGTACAGCAAATCCCAGGagtggatttaaagggaacctgtcagcaggattgtgctgagtaacttaCAGACGGTGTCAgattggtgccattatactgattaaaatggtaCCTTGGTTGATgacatcagtcttgtggttgtttaatcttaatTTTCAGTTTATGATatactcgtgctccggggcggcctgtggggtgggggtgggatcgttctggtgctctgcttagctattcactTGTACGGCTTCTGAAAGGTCACCGATCCCTCAGTGGcctgccctctattttacataatgaatattctatataaagaaaaaaaacaaacaaacaaacaaacacacacaaaaaaaacacaccccCAGCAGACAGGCGCCTGCGCTACAACATGATCGAATGTAAAATGAGCATATAATTTCAGTTAATTGGtgctataaatattttttttattttaaaaaaaagccTCCTCCAAGATTGtaccgcctgtgcagtagcagctattggcaaTAGATGCCACTGCACAGGCGGCGACATctcactaaagaaaaaaaaaaaagcctccgcAAAGACTGTGCCGCCGGCACCTGCGCAGTATCATCTGTCAgatcgccgatagatgctactgcgcaggaggGGATGGAGTCATCATAATGGAGACAATAAGATGGCGCCGTAACAGATAGCCGCTACTgtgcaggcggcgccatcttggaggagtttTTTTTTCCCTGTAAATTATTTATAGCACCAGTGAACTGAATTATATGCGCATTTTACATGCGATCGTGCCGATGTAGCGCAGGGGCGCTGCGATCCCACTGTAGTGCAGGGGCGCTGCCTGCTGAAGTTGTTTTTTCTCTCTAATATACAGAATATTTATTACGTAAAATAAGGGGAAGGTTACtagggatcagtaacctgtcagaAGCAACACAGATGaacagctaatcagagcaccacatgaagttcTTTTCGAATGATGATTGACAACAAATGTTAGTAATCATTCAAAACACCTATCAAGCACTGAGTGGATTTTTTGGCCAGTGATTTGCACTAGATAAGGCGGATTTCAAACTTGCGTTtgactggtctgcgtatggctgcatgcatcctcccttaagctccgcctacttctgcatgagtcctgcgtacccatctttaacattgggtacgcagggacatgcattgtatgtggatgcGTCCGCATGTGGCATTTTGACGCTCCGTGCGGTCGGTGGGCACGTCAAAACGCAGCATCCAACGCatttccctgcgtacccaatgttaaaggtaGGTGCGCGGGactcatgcggaagtaggcggagcttaagggagggggatgtacgcagccatacgcagactaGCCAAATGCAAGTGTGCAACCAGCCTTAGTCATTGGCTGGAAAACAGCCAATAATGGCTGATGTAGTCTGTCGTATTGGGGGAAATCAACAAATGATTGTTCATCAGCCCATTTTCATCTAATTATCATGCAAGATTTCATAATTTGCCATCTTTTACACACATTAAAGCCATCTCTGGCAATTACTTTGAAGTTCTAAATTAGCAGTGGGAAAAAGAAACTGAAATAGTCGTGGCCAAAAGATTTGAAGCTGACAATTTTTAAGTTTTCACAAATTTTGCTCTTCAGCAAatatagaaacatctgactaaaagatcaaAACCACTGATTAACAATAATCTTTTAATACGTTTTTAAACTTTTgacagataccgtatatactcaagtataagtcgaccccctaattttgccacgaaaaaactgggaaaacttaaagggacactgtcacctgaatttggagggaacaatcttcagccatggaggcggggttttggggtgtttgattcaccctttccttacctgctggctgcaatattggattgaagttcattctctgtcctccgtagtacaagccTGCATAAggtgcaatcttaccttgcgcaggcttgtactatggaggacagagaatgaacttcaatccaatattgcagccagcatgcagccagtgggtaaggaaaggatgaatcaaacacccaaaaaacccacctccatggctgaagattgttccctccaaattcaggtgacagtgtccctttaatgactcgagtataagcctagggtgggaaatgcagcaactaccggtaaatgtcaaaaataaaaagataccaataaaagtaaaattaattgagacatcagtaggttaagtgtttttcaatatccatattgaatcaggagccccatataatgccccatacagttcatgatggccccataatatgctccatacaaaatatgccccatataatgctccagtttatgatgggctccataagatgctccatattaaaataagccccatataaatgctgcacaaatgttgattatgacccccatACGATGCTCAATAggcacatttgcccccatataatgctccacagatgcggattatgaccccataagatgctccatagagatatttgccccatataatgctgcacagggccccatacagatatttgccccatatgctgttgctgcgattaataaaaaaattacatactcacctctcaggcccccggtacttgctatattcacctgctccgcgttccagcgccgaccgccgctgtgtcttctgcactgactgttcaggcagagggcagcgcgcactaatcgcgccatctgacctgagcatcagtgcagaggacggggaagacgcaggggcgccgacggtggaacggggagcaggcgaATACCGCGCACTGCCTCCccccccccgtcatactcacctactcctggcgctgtcccttcacgtctgttccccggcgcaggcagcttcttcctgtagtgagcggtcacaaggtaccgctcattacagtaatgaatatgcggctccacccctatgggagtggagcccggtccatattcattactgtaatgagcgttaccatgtgatcactcactacaggaagaagctgccagtgcCGGGAAACCAggcacgtgcagggaccgcgccaggagcaggtgagtattattacacagctgccgctccccctcccctgccgacctctgggtatgactcgagtataagccaacaggGGCAATTTCAGCTTAAaataaatgggctgaaattctcggcttatactctagtatatacggtacatcaagACTATTTACAATGTTGTCCCTTATTTCTCCAGACTTTTCcccctggcagctggatatcagcttctgggctaAATCGTGACTTATGCCCCAATCTCATCTGATAAGTGCTTGGAATTTTTCACAATTTCTGCCTTTTTGTTTATCCACCGGCATTTTAAGGTTTGAATACAGGTTCTCTATAGGCTTGAGATCTGGGGAGTTGCCTAGCCTAGAACCCAAAATGTTAATGTTTCCATCACAGAGAAACCAAATTACCACATTtcccttgtgacatggtctccatcatgaaGGAAAATGCATTGTTCATCACACTTGGCTCCTGGATCGCCTTAAGAAATTGCTCTTAGAGGTTTAGATCTCATGCTTTGTGGCCGGGTTCTTAACACAATTGAGTGAGACCCTTCTGtggatgaaaagcccccacacaCGAATGGGCTGAGGATACATGACTGTTGCCATTGCTGAGGGCTCACAGTAGTGCCTTGTTAATACTTTCTCCAGAGAAAACTTGAAATGACGCAAGTCATTTTGTGGTAGGGATAAATTTCAGTGTATTTTtctccattaaaggggttgtccactactaggacaaagcCATTCTTTATCTAAATGTTTAGCCCtgataaagcctatactcgcctcttT from Ranitomeya imitator isolate aRanImi1 chromosome 9, aRanImi1.pri, whole genome shotgun sequence encodes:
- the CTCF gene encoding transcriptional repressor CTCF, which produces MEGEIEEAIVEDSESFLKRKETKTYQRRREGGADEDGCVLVQSQTDVSDMSSDVGSNVQMVMMEQLDSTILQMKTEVMEGVVPQEGDSTVDDTQIITLQVVNMEEQPINLGELQLVQVPVAVPVTATSVGELHAAYDNEVVKEVLTEGEPMICHTLPLPEGFQVVKVGANGEVETLEQTELQSPDESPWHKDPDYALPIKKIKKVKKSKLRYTEEGKDVDVSVYDFEEEQQEGLLSEVNAEKVVGNMKPPKPTKIKKKGVKKTFQCELCSYTCPRRSNLDRHMKSHTDERPHKCHLCGRAFRTVTLLRNHLNTHTGTRPHKCPDCDMAFVTSGELVRHRRYKHTHEKPFKCSMCDYASVEVSKLKRHIRSHTGERPFQCSLCSYASRDTYKLKRHMRTHSGEKPYECYICHARFTQSGTMKMHILQKHTENVAKFHCPHCDTVIARKSDLGVHLRKQHSFIEQGKKCRYCDTVFHERYALIQHQKSHKNEKRFRCDQCEYACRQERHMIMHKRTHTGEKPYACSHCDKTFRQKQLLDMHFKRYHDPSFVPAAFVCSKCGKTFTRRNTMSRHADNCTGPDGTDGENGGHSEVLHKKGKRGRKRKMRSKKEGSTDSEDNADPDLDDEEDEDDEDDLPIEIDADHDHDPEQALTSLSPPVKRRRGRPPGKANKQTPTIIQVEDHSMGEIEDIIVQVKKEADLEAEVVVDAPPIVPTVEAPNGDITAEMIFSTMDR